From Flavobacterium arcticum, the proteins below share one genomic window:
- the hflX gene encoding GTPase HflX — protein sequence MLEKEIINFEKTVIAGVITQEQDEEKLSEYLDELEFLTFTAGGEVVKRFSQKMERPNPKTFLGTGKIEQIHLYIKENDIKTIIFDDELTPAQQKNLNKILDCKVLDRTNLILDIFAQRAETSYARTQVELAQCQYLLPRLSGMWTHLERQRGGIGMRGPGETEIETDRRIVRDRIALLKDKIKTIDKQMSVQRSNRGALVRVALVGYTNVGKSTLMNVISKSEVFVENKLFATLDTTVRKVVIKNLPFLLSDTVGFIRKLPTQLIESFKSTLDEVREADLLLHVVDISHADFEDHIASVNNILQDIGCIDKQTIMVFNKIDAYKPLTIDEDDLITEKTSRHYTLEEWKSTWMANVGEHNALFISAVNKENFEEFREKVYQAVREIHITRFPYNNFLYPEYKDNMAVEKEDSEEE from the coding sequence ATGCTTGAAAAAGAAATTATAAATTTCGAAAAGACAGTTATTGCAGGAGTTATAACACAGGAGCAAGATGAAGAAAAGCTGTCAGAGTACCTTGATGAACTAGAGTTTTTAACTTTTACCGCCGGAGGTGAAGTAGTAAAACGATTCTCTCAAAAGATGGAACGCCCTAACCCCAAAACCTTTTTAGGCACGGGTAAAATAGAGCAAATTCATCTTTATATAAAAGAAAATGATATTAAGACTATTATTTTTGATGATGAGTTGACACCTGCTCAGCAAAAAAATTTAAATAAGATACTAGACTGTAAAGTACTGGATAGAACAAATCTTATTCTTGATATTTTTGCACAACGTGCCGAAACATCTTATGCACGTACACAGGTAGAGCTGGCACAATGCCAATATTTATTGCCACGCCTTAGTGGTATGTGGACACACCTTGAACGACAACGTGGGGGTATTGGTATGCGTGGTCCTGGTGAAACGGAAATTGAAACTGATAGACGTATTGTGCGCGATAGGATTGCGTTACTAAAAGATAAAATTAAGACTATAGACAAGCAAATGTCTGTACAGCGCAGCAATCGTGGCGCGCTGGTTCGTGTAGCACTGGTAGGATACACTAATGTGGGGAAATCTACTTTAATGAATGTTATAAGTAAAAGTGAGGTTTTTGTAGAAAATAAACTTTTTGCAACATTAGATACCACAGTGCGTAAAGTGGTAATAAAAAACCTTCCGTTTTTACTGTCAGATACCGTAGGGTTTATTAGAAAACTACCTACCCAGCTTATAGAATCGTTTAAAAGTACATTAGATGAAGTGCGTGAGGCTGACTTGCTGCTGCATGTTGTAGATATTTCGCATGCTGATTTTGAAGACCACATCGCATCGGTAAATAATATATTGCAAGATATAGGCTGTATAGATAAACAGACTATTATGGTTTTTAATAAAATTGATGCTTACAAGCCATTAACTATTGATGAGGATGACTTGATTACCGAAAAGACATCACGACATTATACGCTAGAAGAGTGGAAATCTACTTGGATGGCAAATGTAGGAGAGCACAATGCATTATTTATATCGGCAGTAAATAAAGAAAACTTCGAGGAGTTTCGCGAAAAGGTATACCAAGCAGTAAGAGAAATACATATTACACGCTTTCCTTATAACAACTTTTTATATCCAGAATATAAAGACAATATGGCTGTTGAGAAAGAGGATAGTGAAGAGGAATAG
- a CDS encoding DUF5689 domain-containing protein yields the protein MKTNFVKSILIMAMAAGSLTSCVNDDDYSVPTLECNEPSMTATKTVQDIYNQATDAAVLYTSADENNPDVIEAVVVSSDKGGNFYKTIYLNNIVTGENGEQYAGEIGFSLQINQSDLFTDYGLGRKVYISLDGLYTQIRSNTLQIGALYNGNIGQIPAELYESYITRSCTIIPEENLINTISDLSEVNDSYLGRLIKFQGVQFTDASLNQTYFNASNVDGGGQTLTYITDSEEETLTVPFRTSEYADYAGIMIPSNSGTITGILTKFSTTYQFVSRYEADLNLTEERIGGEPVDPGTPFFTEDFQSAENNTTFNFDGWYNIIEEGNWGWSEKVYEENGYAEFSSFGSGSDINAAWLITPVIDLDANTNVTMQFETAQHHLDVDADGNKLEVFVITNFDGTDIAGATVVNITSQVDLPTSTTSWYEFVNSGVVNLSGYTGQIHIGFKYTGSGVDEDLDGAFQIDNVVFSGN from the coding sequence ATGAAAACAAATTTTGTAAAATCGATTTTAATCATGGCAATGGCAGCAGGTTCTCTTACCAGCTGTGTTAATGACGATGACTACTCTGTTCCTACACTAGAGTGTAACGAACCTAGTATGACAGCTACTAAAACTGTACAAGATATATATAACCAAGCTACTGATGCAGCAGTATTATATACAAGTGCAGATGAGAACAACCCTGATGTTATAGAGGCTGTAGTAGTATCTAGCGACAAAGGTGGTAACTTCTACAAAACAATATACCTTAACAACATTGTTACTGGCGAAAATGGCGAACAGTATGCAGGAGAAATAGGTTTCTCTTTACAAATAAACCAATCTGACTTGTTTACTGATTATGGTTTAGGAAGAAAAGTTTACATTAGCCTTGATGGTCTTTATACACAAATAAGAAGCAACACTTTACAAATAGGTGCGCTTTATAATGGTAACATTGGGCAAATACCTGCTGAGCTTTATGAAAGCTACATTACAAGGTCTTGTACTATAATTCCTGAAGAAAACCTTATTAACACTATCTCTGATCTTAGTGAAGTTAACGATAGCTACTTAGGAAGACTTATTAAATTTCAAGGAGTACAGTTTACAGATGCTTCGCTTAACCAAACTTACTTTAACGCAAGTAACGTAGATGGTGGCGGACAAACACTTACTTACATTACAGACTCTGAAGAAGAAACATTAACCGTTCCTTTTAGAACTAGTGAATATGCTGATTATGCAGGTATAATGATACCTTCTAACAGTGGTACAATAACAGGTATACTTACTAAATTTAGTACTACTTACCAGTTTGTATCTCGTTATGAAGCAGACCTTAACCTTACAGAAGAAAGAATAGGTGGCGAGCCTGTAGATCCAGGAACACCGTTCTTTACAGAAGATTTCCAGTCTGCAGAAAACAACACTACTTTTAACTTTGATGGATGGTATAACATTATAGAAGAAGGTAACTGGGGATGGAGCGAAAAAGTATATGAAGAAAATGGATATGCTGAATTTAGTTCTTTCGGATCTGGTAGCGATATTAACGCAGCGTGGTTAATAACTCCTGTAATAGATCTTGATGCTAATACTAATGTAACAATGCAGTTTGAAACAGCACAACACCACCTTGACGTTGATGCTGATGGTAACAAACTTGAAGTATTTGTTATTACAAACTTTGATGGTACTGATATAGCTGGTGCTACTGTGGTTAATATCACAAGCCAAGTAGATTTACCTACATCAACAACTAGCTGGTATGAGTTTGTTAACTCTGGAGTGGTTAACCTTTCAGGTTATACAGGTCAAATACACATCGGTTTCAAATACACTGGTTCTGGTGTAGATGAAGATCTTGATGGTGCATTCCAAATAGACAACGTAGTGTTTAGCGGAAACTAA
- a CDS encoding carboxypeptidase regulatory-like domain-containing protein — MKKLVFSLLVVMQVMVAWSQQVASVKGTVVDSKSQDPMQNVTATLQGINQTVLTNAEGVFVFESVIEGNLTVTIATTGFSSKTLNIQVKQGETLDLGVIMLEDDITTEQQLSLITLTENDLGDDNGGSESTAGLLQASRDAFMQAAAYNFGQARFRVRGLDNEYGKTMINGVPMDKMYDGRPQWSNWGGLNDATRNQEFTIGSDASDYTFGSILGTQEINTRASNYRPGTRISLSGTNTNYSWRTMATHASGMSSEGWAYVISGSRRWATEGYFEGTDYDANSLFVSLEKKINDKHSLNFTSIYAQNKRGKSAPNTQEVVDLAGEKYNSYWGWQDGKKRNSRDKDVEEPIFMLSHYWQITDATSLNTNIAYQFGKIGNSRLDFNYTRNPDPTYYRNLPSYYTTQHDFDTGEYLGDSPDNIRDAGLAKTSFLANRQIDWDKLYENNLENGESLAVLYEDRRDDNMFTANSILNSRLTDNIILNAGVTYRKLESHNFQNLLDLLGGTGYLDIDPFLFGDARQTDLNNPNRVVGVNDKFGYNYKLHADVIDAFTQFKFTYGKADFYLSQNFSRSQYQREGLYKNGNYADNSFGKSDKKEFNNFGFKGGFTYKITGRHILDFNGLYMTKAPTLRNSFPNARLNNNFVDGLENEKIMGGDLSYIIRAPNLKARFTAYYSKITDATDIGFYFTEGLGVLTSDGTQISENGNAFVSETVTGLDRVNMGTELSLEYKVTATITATAVAAYGQYTYDSNPNVKLNVDNIRSTVDFGRATLKDYKQPGMPQQAYSFQLEYRDPHYWWVGASVNYLADSYVDISPLLRTDNFFINNEDANGFPFPEATEEGARELLKQEKLDPATLINLKGGKSWRISYGKTIGVFVSVNNVFDFSYKTGGFEQARNANYRQLSQDLAGPTRSFGTKYFYGYGRNYFVNLYLNF, encoded by the coding sequence ATGAAAAAACTAGTATTCAGCCTTTTAGTAGTTATGCAGGTTATGGTCGCATGGTCACAGCAAGTTGCATCTGTAAAAGGTACAGTAGTCGATTCTAAATCGCAAGACCCTATGCAAAACGTTACAGCAACGTTGCAGGGCATAAACCAAACAGTATTAACAAATGCAGAAGGTGTGTTTGTTTTTGAAAGTGTTATTGAAGGAAACCTAACAGTAACTATTGCTACTACAGGCTTTTCGTCTAAAACACTTAACATTCAAGTAAAGCAAGGTGAAACACTTGACCTTGGAGTAATTATGTTGGAAGACGATATTACTACAGAACAGCAATTAAGCCTAATTACACTTACTGAAAATGACTTGGGCGATGACAACGGAGGATCTGAAAGTACAGCCGGTTTGCTGCAAGCATCTAGAGATGCATTTATGCAAGCTGCTGCTTACAACTTTGGTCAGGCTCGTTTTAGAGTGAGAGGTCTTGACAATGAGTATGGAAAGACAATGATAAACGGTGTACCAATGGACAAAATGTATGATGGTAGACCACAATGGAGTAACTGGGGTGGTCTTAATGATGCTACCCGTAATCAGGAATTTACAATAGGTTCTGATGCTTCTGATTATACTTTTGGTAGCATACTAGGTACTCAGGAGATAAACACAAGAGCATCTAATTACAGACCTGGTACTAGAATTTCACTTTCGGGTACTAATACTAACTATAGCTGGAGAACTATGGCTACTCATGCATCTGGTATGAGTTCTGAAGGTTGGGCTTATGTTATTTCGGGGTCTAGAAGATGGGCTACAGAAGGTTACTTTGAAGGTACTGACTATGATGCTAACTCTTTATTTGTGAGTCTTGAAAAGAAAATAAACGACAAACATAGCCTTAACTTTACCAGTATTTATGCGCAAAACAAGCGTGGTAAATCGGCTCCTAACACACAAGAGGTTGTAGACCTTGCTGGTGAAAAATATAACTCTTACTGGGGATGGCAAGATGGTAAAAAAAGAAATTCTCGTGATAAGGACGTAGAAGAGCCTATATTTATGCTTAGCCATTACTGGCAAATAACCGATGCTACATCGCTTAACACTAACATTGCTTACCAGTTTGGTAAAATAGGTAACAGTAGACTAGATTTTAACTATACTAGAAATCCAGACCCTACTTATTACAGAAATCTACCTAGCTACTATACTACGCAACACGATTTTGATACAGGTGAGTACCTTGGCGATAGCCCTGATAACATAAGAGATGCAGGTCTTGCTAAAACAAGTTTCCTTGCTAACAGACAAATAGACTGGGATAAACTTTATGAAAATAACCTAGAGAATGGCGAGAGTCTTGCTGTATTGTATGAAGACAGAAGAGATGATAATATGTTTACGGCTAACTCTATACTAAACTCACGCCTTACAGATAACATTATACTTAATGCAGGTGTAACGTATAGAAAATTAGAGTCGCACAACTTCCAAAATCTATTAGACCTTCTTGGTGGTACTGGTTACCTTGATATTGATCCATTCCTTTTTGGAGATGCAAGACAAACAGACCTTAACAACCCAAACAGAGTTGTAGGTGTAAATGATAAATTTGGCTATAACTATAAGCTACATGCCGATGTTATTGATGCTTTTACACAATTTAAGTTTACTTATGGTAAAGCAGATTTTTATCTTTCTCAAAACTTCTCGAGATCACAATATCAAAGAGAAGGGCTTTACAAAAATGGTAACTATGCAGATAACTCATTTGGTAAAAGTGACAAGAAAGAGTTTAACAACTTTGGCTTTAAAGGAGGCTTTACATACAAAATTACAGGTCGCCATATATTAGACTTCAACGGTTTGTATATGACAAAAGCTCCTACATTAAGAAACTCTTTCCCTAATGCTAGGTTAAATAACAACTTTGTAGATGGACTTGAGAATGAGAAAATAATGGGTGGTGATTTGAGTTATATAATAAGGGCTCCAAATCTTAAAGCACGTTTTACAGCATATTATTCTAAAATTACCGATGCTACAGATATAGGTTTCTACTTTACAGAAGGTCTTGGAGTACTTACTTCAGATGGAACTCAAATATCTGAAAACGGAAATGCATTTGTATCTGAAACAGTAACTGGTCTTGACAGAGTAAATATGGGTACTGAACTTAGTTTAGAATACAAAGTTACAGCTACCATTACAGCTACTGCTGTTGCTGCTTATGGGCAATATACTTATGATAGCAACCCGAATGTAAAACTAAATGTAGATAATATTCGTTCTACTGTAGACTTTGGTCGTGCTACCTTAAAAGATTATAAGCAACCAGGTATGCCACAACAAGCTTACTCTTTCCAACTTGAGTACAGAGACCCGCACTACTGGTGGGTTGGGGCTAGTGTAAACTACCTTGCTGATAGTTATGTAGATATTTCTCCGTTATTAAGAACAGATAACTTCTTTATTAATAATGAAGATGCTAACGGTTTCCCTTTCCCAGAAGCTACAGAAGAAGGAGCAAGAGAATTGCTAAAGCAAGAAAAACTTGACCCTGCAACGCTTATTAACCTAAAAGGTGGTAAGTCTTGGAGAATAAGTTATGGTAAAACAATTGGTGTTTTTGTGAGTGTTAACAATGTTTTTGATTTTTCATACAAAACAGGTGGATTTGAGCAAGCAAGAAATGCTAACTACAGACAACTTAGCCAAGATTTGGCAGGACCTACACGTTCTTTTGGTACTAAATATTTTTACGGTTACGGAAGAAACTATTTCGTAAACCTATACTTAAACTTCTAA
- a CDS encoding endonuclease/exonuclease/phosphatase family protein translates to MIKKSVTLFVVLFSIFAAVAQDKKYKVHTIAFYNCENLFDTTNDPEINDEEWLPTSTTNWTLEKYHKKLQNLSKVISDIGTANNPNTPTILGVAEVENRGVLEDLVKEPALAGKNYGIIHFDSPDKRGIDVGLLYQKQYFVPTSYKNIPLIIYKDSAKGKVKKDEEKTDDKMEADDSGRVFTRDQLLVTGLLEGEEINIIVNHWPSRSGGEKRSSPFREAAAALNKKIIDSLYSINPNAKIITMGDLNDGPYNKSVKKVLGAKAKKEDVSKQGLYNPMEEMADRGIGTLAYRDAWDLFDQIIISEPFIRKDYSSFSFWKAGVFNKSYLMQDSGRYKGYPKRNWNGVPGYSDHFPSYIYLIKEM, encoded by the coding sequence ATGATTAAAAAATCAGTTACTCTTTTCGTTGTACTATTCTCAATTTTTGCTGCCGTAGCGCAAGACAAAAAATATAAAGTGCACACTATTGCTTTCTATAATTGCGAGAATCTTTTTGATACAACTAATGACCCCGAGATAAATGATGAGGAGTGGCTACCAACCAGTACTACCAACTGGACACTTGAGAAATATCATAAAAAGTTACAAAATCTTTCTAAGGTAATTTCAGATATAGGTACTGCCAACAATCCTAACACGCCTACAATCCTAGGTGTTGCCGAAGTAGAGAACAGAGGCGTACTCGAAGATCTTGTTAAAGAACCTGCGCTAGCGGGTAAAAACTATGGCATTATACATTTTGACTCTCCAGATAAAAGAGGAATAGATGTAGGGCTGCTTTACCAAAAACAATATTTTGTACCTACAAGTTACAAAAATATACCGCTTATAATATATAAAGATAGTGCTAAAGGTAAAGTTAAGAAAGATGAAGAGAAAACCGATGATAAAATGGAAGCTGACGATTCTGGTAGAGTATTTACTCGTGACCAGTTATTAGTAACAGGCTTACTTGAAGGTGAAGAAATCAATATTATAGTTAATCACTGGCCATCACGATCTGGAGGCGAAAAGAGAAGTAGCCCGTTTAGAGAAGCTGCAGCAGCGCTAAACAAAAAAATAATAGATTCGTTATATAGTATTAACCCTAATGCCAAAATTATTACTATGGGCGACCTTAATGATGGTCCTTATAATAAGAGTGTAAAAAAAGTATTGGGTGCAAAAGCAAAAAAAGAAGATGTAAGCAAGCAAGGGCTTTATAACCCAATGGAAGAAATGGCAGATAGAGGTATAGGTACACTAGCTTACCGCGATGCATGGGATCTTTTTGATCAAATTATAATATCAGAACCATTTATTCGTAAAGATTATTCAAGTTTTTCTTTCTGGAAAGCAGGTGTTTTCAACAAGTCATACCTAATGCAAGATTCAGGACGTTATAAGGGGTATCCAAAACGTAACTGGAACGGAGTACCAGGCTATAGTGACCACTTTCCGTCATATATTTACTTGATAAAAG